From the genome of Kaistella daneshvariae, one region includes:
- a CDS encoding DUF3037 domain-containing protein: protein MQEVKIYEYAVIRLVPKVEREEFFNIGLIMFSKKEKYIRFEFHLCPDKFRLMHSKLDYEDVQKNLENFKNVANGNAAGGEIAAFDIPERFRWLTAVRSSVIQTSRPHPGKTQDLDATFERLFEELVK, encoded by the coding sequence ATGCAAGAGGTTAAAATTTACGAATACGCGGTAATTCGACTCGTACCGAAGGTTGAAAGAGAAGAATTTTTCAACATTGGGCTCATTATGTTTTCCAAAAAAGAAAAATACATCCGTTTTGAATTTCATTTGTGTCCGGACAAATTCCGTTTGATGCATTCGAAACTGGATTATGAAGATGTGCAGAAAAATCTGGAAAATTTTAAGAATGTAGCCAACGGCAATGCTGCCGGCGGTGAGATTGCCGCTTTCGATATTCCGGAAAGATTCCGCTGGCTGACGGCGGTTCGCAGTTCGGTTATTCAGACTTCGCGTCCGCATCCCGGAAAAACACAGGATTTAGATGCGACTTTCGAGCGTCTTTTTGAAGAATTGGTGAAATAG
- a CDS encoding HipA family kinase produces MPDLKPRTVTVMRYILPLREGGSLPALAEADDDFKYVLKFRGAGHGVKMLISELLGGKIAQVLGLPLPELVFANLDVDFGRTEADEEIQDLLKFSEGLNLGLHFLSGAIAYDPSVKIDPLLASKIVWLDAYITNIDRTFKNTNLLMWHKELWVIDNGASLYFHHSWMNFEKHALSPFVYIKDHVLLSQATKLDEADEFAKSVLTDEILHEIVELIPLEWLDWNDTDNSPEQIKEVYYNFLKLRRDHSVNFLNEAKNARG; encoded by the coding sequence ATGCCAGATTTAAAGCCTCGGACAGTTACGGTGATGCGGTATATTTTGCCTTTGCGCGAAGGTGGTTCTTTGCCGGCTTTAGCGGAAGCTGATGACGACTTTAAATATGTTTTAAAGTTCCGTGGAGCAGGCCACGGCGTGAAAATGCTCATCTCAGAACTTCTGGGTGGAAAAATTGCTCAGGTTTTAGGCCTGCCTTTGCCGGAGCTGGTTTTCGCAAATTTAGATGTTGATTTTGGAAGAACAGAAGCGGACGAAGAAATTCAGGATTTGCTGAAGTTTTCTGAAGGTTTAAATTTAGGACTTCATTTTCTTTCCGGTGCAATCGCCTACGATCCCTCGGTGAAAATCGATCCACTTTTAGCCTCTAAAATTGTCTGGCTAGATGCGTATATTACCAATATCGACCGTACTTTTAAGAATACGAATCTGCTGATGTGGCATAAAGAGCTTTGGGTCATCGATAACGGCGCTTCACTATATTTTCACCACTCCTGGATGAATTTTGAAAAACACGCGTTGAGTCCATTTGTGTATATTAAAGATCACGTTTTGCTGTCCCAGGCGACGAAATTGGACGAAGCTGATGAATTTGCAAAGTCGGTTTTGACTGATGAAATTTTGCATGAAATTGTAGAACTTATTCCGCTGGAATGGCTGGACTGGAACGACACCGACAATTCGCCGGAGCAAATTAAAGAAGTGTATTATAATTTCCTAAAATTGCGCCGCGATCATTCCGTAAACTTTCTAAACGAAGCGAAAAATGCAAGAGGTTAA
- a CDS encoding ABC1 kinase family protein: MALENFDNYAKFFAFILKYYNSDVVKSTTETALGETAPTENSQDFSQKPEELVEDLKKMGPTFVKLGQLLSTRPDLLPDNYLKALANLQDDVETISYEEVEKIFEEEIGVSISKAFVEFNPEPLASASIGQVHRAVLHSGREVAVKIQRPGVRKNFISDLETLQKMADLAVNYSKGARKYALDNVVEELRFILLNELDYNKEAQNLLTLRENLKKFKNLLIPAPVKEYSSSKVLTMDYIEGKKITSLGNLKKVETDFTPIIDDLVEAYLQQIVVDGFAHADPHPGNIHLTPDNKVILMDLGMVAKFSPQMMEKIMMLMVSISKKDGDAMSDALLEMSDFDYDKTKIASFRKNINRLVLESTSTAAEDMETGRIVLQMNRIAANDEIKIAVELNILGKILLNLDQIIAVLTPKYDLQQAIRRFMEKMVNKRMKNELKPENLYGFLLDNKKLVENLPSRLNKITENLANNQLELKIQALDEKRLTDGFQKIANRITVGLIIAAMIIGAALLMRIPSAFTILGYGVLPFIFFLIAIGLGLFLVYNIMFKDESFKEPKK, from the coding sequence ATGGCTCTGGAAAATTTCGATAATTATGCTAAATTTTTTGCATTTATTCTAAAATACTACAACAGCGATGTTGTAAAATCCACCACGGAAACCGCTTTAGGCGAAACTGCCCCGACCGAAAATTCACAGGATTTCTCGCAAAAGCCGGAAGAATTGGTGGAAGATTTAAAAAAAATGGGCCCAACTTTCGTGAAATTGGGCCAGCTTCTTTCCACACGTCCAGATTTATTACCCGATAATTACCTTAAAGCGCTTGCCAATTTGCAGGACGACGTGGAAACCATTTCGTATGAAGAAGTTGAGAAGATTTTCGAGGAAGAAATTGGCGTCAGCATCAGCAAAGCTTTTGTTGAATTTAATCCCGAGCCGCTTGCAAGCGCTTCCATTGGCCAGGTTCACCGCGCGGTTCTGCACTCCGGCCGCGAAGTGGCAGTGAAAATTCAGCGCCCGGGCGTTCGGAAAAATTTTATTTCCGATTTGGAAACTTTACAAAAAATGGCGGATTTAGCCGTTAATTATTCCAAAGGTGCGCGGAAATACGCGTTGGATAATGTCGTAGAAGAACTGCGTTTTATTTTGCTGAATGAACTTGATTATAACAAAGAAGCGCAAAATCTTTTAACGTTAAGAGAAAATCTAAAAAAATTCAAAAACCTGCTGATCCCCGCGCCGGTAAAAGAATATTCTTCGTCAAAAGTCCTGACGATGGATTATATAGAAGGTAAAAAAATCACCTCACTTGGAAATCTGAAGAAAGTCGAAACAGATTTTACGCCGATCATCGACGATTTGGTGGAAGCATATTTACAGCAAATTGTGGTTGATGGTTTTGCGCACGCCGATCCGCATCCGGGAAATATTCACCTCACGCCCGATAATAAAGTCATTTTGATGGATTTGGGTATGGTAGCGAAATTCAGCCCGCAAATGATGGAAAAAATCATGATGCTCATGGTGAGCATCAGCAAAAAAGACGGCGATGCGATGTCGGACGCGCTGCTGGAAATGAGCGATTTCGATTACGACAAAACCAAAATCGCAAGTTTCCGTAAAAACATCAACCGACTGGTTTTAGAAAGTACAAGCACCGCCGCTGAAGACATGGAAACCGGCCGCATTGTCCTGCAAATGAACCGAATTGCTGCAAATGACGAAATTAAAATAGCGGTGGAGCTGAATATTTTAGGTAAAATTTTGCTGAATCTTGATCAAATCATTGCCGTACTTACACCAAAATACGATCTTCAACAAGCAATTCGCCGCTTTATGGAAAAAATGGTGAATAAGCGGATGAAAAACGAGCTGAAACCCGAAAACCTCTATGGTTTTCTGCTCGACAACAAAAAGCTGGTTGAAAATTTACCGAGCCGTTTAAATAAAATCACCGAAAATCTCGCAAATAATCAGTTAGAACTTAAAATTCAGGCGCTGGACGAAAAACGCCTCACGGACGGTTTTCAGAAAATCGCAAACCGCATTACCGTCGGCTTAATTATTGCCGCGATGATCATCGGCGCTGCGCTGCTGATGCGCATTCCGTCTGCTTTTACTATTTTAGGTTACGGCGTTTTGCCTTTTATTTTCTTTTTAATTGCCATCGGCCTCGGACTTTTTCTGGTGTACAATATTATGTTTAAAGACGAAAGTTTTAAAGAACCGAAAAAATAA
- a CDS encoding 23S rRNA (pseudouridine(1915)-N(3))-methyltransferase RlmH gives MRINLVCMGKTADKEIAALLKYYENRLPKYWNFELTEIADVKNAKNLTPELLKKEEGKLFLNFIENSDYVVILDEKGAQWTSRQFAGKIDQWMSASIKKVVFIVGGAYGFSDEIYNRANEKISLSKMTFTHQMIRLFFLEQIYRADQILQGKPYHND, from the coding sequence ATGCGAATCAATTTAGTGTGTATGGGCAAAACGGCGGATAAGGAAATTGCCGCGCTGCTGAAATATTACGAAAATCGGCTGCCAAAATACTGGAATTTTGAATTAACCGAAATCGCTGATGTTAAAAATGCGAAAAACCTTACACCCGAGCTGCTAAAAAAAGAAGAAGGCAAATTATTTTTGAACTTTATTGAAAACTCCGATTATGTGGTGATTTTGGACGAAAAAGGCGCGCAATGGACGAGCCGCCAGTTCGCCGGAAAAATCGATCAGTGGATGTCTGCCAGCATTAAGAAAGTCGTGTTCATTGTTGGCGGCGCTTATGGTTTTTCCGATGAAATTTACAACCGCGCGAATGAAAAAATTTCACTTTCCAAAATGACTTTTACGCACCAGATGATCCGGCTTTTTTTCCTGGAACAGATTTACCGCGCCGACCAAATTCTCCAAGGAAAACCTTATCATAACGATTAG
- a CDS encoding YihY/virulence factor BrkB family protein, producing MDIKTPRFIIKIRDFLDEIHIPFLGISLLKMFEIYGEGVFKMQIGRSAASISWSFFLSLFPFILFLLSMLPYLPHYDKLQFYIFEVLMNNILPAHIQKDVTGYIQNFILPNIKNISNLTIIFAMIFAVNGTHSLINGFNIHTNLQRGVVKEYLVAFGITIAFILLIVVSLLGVYYSEVVLKLFTPEINISWLVDNMSRIIGFISFPVFYFILLGLFYWVGCLKIASFKQAIPGAILTTILFVVVTYFFAIYVRNFARYNVLYGSIGTIILVMIWVNINIILILLGNELNIAIKKVRVEKMIADEIYTNSLQITKEQMEINDDLEDHHHITVQ from the coding sequence ATGGATATAAAAACTCCTAGATTCATCATTAAAATACGGGATTTTCTGGATGAGATTCATATTCCATTTTTAGGGATTTCTCTTCTTAAGATGTTCGAAATTTATGGTGAGGGCGTTTTCAAAATGCAGATTGGCCGCAGCGCCGCGAGCATTTCCTGGAGTTTTTTCCTCAGCCTTTTTCCTTTCATTCTTTTCTTATTGTCGATGCTGCCTTATTTGCCGCATTACGACAAACTTCAGTTTTATATTTTCGAGGTTCTGATGAACAATATTTTGCCGGCGCACATCCAAAAAGATGTTACCGGCTATATTCAGAATTTCATCCTTCCAAATATTAAAAACATCAGCAATCTCACAATTATTTTCGCGATGATTTTCGCGGTGAACGGCACGCATTCACTGATCAACGGCTTTAATATTCACACCAATCTTCAGCGCGGTGTAGTGAAAGAATATCTGGTTGCTTTTGGGATTACCATTGCATTTATTTTACTGATTGTTGTTTCGCTTTTGGGCGTGTACTACAGCGAAGTGGTGCTGAAACTTTTCACACCGGAAATCAATATTTCCTGGCTAGTGGATAACATGTCGAGGATCATCGGATTTATCTCGTTTCCGGTCTTTTATTTTATCTTACTGGGCTTGTTTTATTGGGTTGGCTGCCTGAAAATAGCCTCGTTTAAACAGGCCATTCCGGGTGCGATTTTAACCACGATTTTATTTGTGGTTGTTACCTATTTTTTTGCCATTTATGTTCGGAATTTTGCGCGCTATAACGTACTTTACGGATCGATCGGCACCATAATATTGGTGATGATTTGGGTGAATATCAACATCATTTTAATTCTGCTCGGAAATGAGCTGAACATCGCCATTAAAAAAGTGCGGGTGGAAAAAATGATTGCGGATGAAATCTACACAAACAGCCTGCAAATCACCAAAGAGCAAATGGAAATTAATGACGACCTGGAAGATCATCACCACATCACGGTTCAGTAA
- the nhaA gene encoding Na+/H+ antiporter NhaA: MLITDYFKKFLNSSQSSGILLILCVLISLFIANSSAGEAFQNLLDTKIGTEIFHLNYPISIWINDGLMAVFFLLVGLEIKREIVEGELSNFKSASLPIIAAVGGMLVPALIYVLFNHGTEYAGGWAIPTATDIAFSLAILSMLGKRVPLSLKIFLAALAIVDDLGAILVIAIFYTDQINWMYLGLSALMVALLVVFNLLNKIRHFWYIIPGIFLWYFMHNSGIHATIAGVVLAFTIPTNKSVTVSSPLEEMEHKLHLPVNFLIMPIFALANTNIMFKSGMVDGLFSNFGYGIIFGLFFGKIIGINLFSWIFIKLKISTLPDQSSWSQMLGAGLLAGIGFTMSIFISLLSFKGHPEIQDEAKFAILVASVLSGFAGFSLLKYIGKKKEARAEAE, translated from the coding sequence ATGCTTATCACCGACTATTTTAAAAAATTCCTCAACAGTTCGCAGTCATCAGGAATACTTCTTATTTTATGTGTTTTAATTTCGCTTTTCATTGCAAACTCTTCGGCTGGCGAAGCGTTTCAAAATCTTCTAGACACCAAAATTGGCACAGAAATTTTCCACCTGAATTATCCAATCAGCATCTGGATTAATGATGGTTTAATGGCCGTTTTTTTTCTTCTGGTCGGCTTGGAAATCAAGCGGGAGATCGTCGAAGGTGAACTTTCCAATTTTAAATCCGCGTCGCTACCGATTATCGCCGCAGTCGGCGGAATGCTCGTTCCGGCACTTATTTACGTGCTTTTTAACCACGGCACGGAATACGCCGGCGGCTGGGCAATTCCTACGGCGACCGATATTGCTTTTTCGCTGGCAATTCTTTCGATGTTGGGAAAACGCGTTCCCCTTTCATTGAAAATATTTTTGGCAGCACTGGCAATTGTTGATGATTTGGGTGCTATTCTGGTAATCGCGATTTTCTACACCGACCAAATCAACTGGATGTATTTGGGTTTAAGCGCGCTGATGGTGGCACTGCTTGTAGTTTTTAATCTGCTGAATAAAATCCGGCATTTTTGGTACATTATACCAGGAATTTTTCTGTGGTATTTCATGCACAATTCGGGCATTCACGCCACAATAGCAGGTGTCGTCTTGGCATTCACCATTCCGACTAATAAATCAGTAACTGTAAGTTCGCCGCTGGAAGAAATGGAACATAAGCTTCATCTGCCCGTTAACTTCCTCATCATGCCGATTTTCGCGCTTGCGAATACGAATATCATGTTTAAATCGGGCATGGTCGATGGGTTATTTTCGAATTTCGGTTACGGAATAATTTTTGGGCTCTTTTTTGGCAAAATTATCGGAATTAACTTGTTCTCTTGGATTTTTATTAAACTAAAAATCAGCACCTTACCGGACCAAAGTTCCTGGTCGCAAATGTTGGGCGCCGGACTATTGGCCGGAATTGGTTTCACCATGTCTATTTTTATTTCGCTTTTATCTTTTAAAGGACATCCGGAAATTCAGGATGAAGCGAAATTCGCCATTTTGGTCGCCTCGGTTTTATCCGGATTTGCCGGTTTTTCGCTGTTGAAATATATTGGTAAAAAGAAAGAAGCGCGCGCTGAGGCAGAATAA
- a CDS encoding RelA/SpoT family protein: protein MVYDLEQENKEILARYKDLITNTYRNLDEEQNKLIRKAFDIALDAHKDQRRKTGEPYIYHPIEVAKIVANEIGLGATSIACALLHDVIEDSDYTYEDLQKIFGKKIADIVNGLTKISVMNHQNISIQSENYRKLLLTLSEDFRVILIKIADRLHNMRTLDSMTPEKQKKIASETVYIYAPLAHRLGLYNIKSELEDLSLKFNNPEVYNEISEQLKSAKENREKYIEEFRKEVSVQLEAEGLNVSIKGRAKAISSIYRKMLKQGVTFDEVFDNYAIRIIYKSDAKNEKFLAWKIYSIVTDLYHSNPHRMRDWISRPRSTGYESLHLTILGPDKRWIEVQIRSERMDDIAEKGVAAHYKYKEGFNQNQDEKNFETWVAEIREVLENQQSLSTTELLDDIKLNLYSKEVFVFTPKGEIKILPINSTALDFAFSVHSDLGTKCLGAKVNGKLVPISYVLKNGDQVDILSSQNQKPKADWLEFVVTSKAKSKIKAILNSEKNQLSEEGKEILQRKMRHAKINFNDEEINKMQKFFGLKSSQELFLKFQNGQLDISDVKKYTEGKGIFSNILQRFRKSPEKNTIYEETPATNLDMIVFGKDEEKMNYSFAKCCTVIPGDKIFGFITISDGIKVHNDNCPNAINLRAQYDYRVLPAKWVNEESFRNRIKIEIEGLDRMGMINDITAVISNNMNMDMKSMSIESNNGIFIGNINLEVKNRSQLDETFKQLKNINGVSRIKRL, encoded by the coding sequence ATGGTTTACGATTTAGAACAGGAAAACAAAGAAATTCTGGCGAGGTACAAGGATCTGATTACGAACACGTACCGAAACTTAGATGAGGAGCAAAATAAACTCATCCGGAAAGCCTTTGATATTGCGTTGGATGCGCACAAAGACCAGCGCCGCAAGACTGGTGAACCCTATATTTATCACCCGATTGAAGTTGCTAAAATTGTCGCCAACGAAATTGGCCTCGGAGCAACTTCAATCGCTTGCGCACTTTTGCACGACGTCATAGAAGATTCAGATTACACTTACGAAGATTTACAGAAAATCTTCGGTAAAAAAATTGCTGATATCGTAAACGGTTTGACCAAAATTTCGGTCATGAACCACCAGAATATTTCTATTCAATCTGAAAATTACCGCAAATTATTACTGACTTTATCCGAAGATTTCCGCGTTATTCTCATAAAAATTGCCGACCGCTTGCACAATATGCGCACGCTGGACAGCATGACGCCCGAAAAACAGAAAAAAATTGCCTCTGAAACCGTTTATATTTACGCGCCGCTGGCGCACCGTCTCGGACTTTATAATATTAAATCGGAGCTTGAAGATTTATCGCTAAAGTTCAATAATCCCGAAGTTTACAATGAGATTTCCGAGCAGCTGAAATCTGCCAAAGAAAACCGCGAAAAATACATCGAAGAATTCCGGAAAGAAGTTTCCGTTCAGCTGGAAGCCGAAGGTTTAAATGTCTCCATCAAAGGCCGCGCAAAAGCAATTTCATCCATTTACCGCAAAATGCTGAAGCAGGGCGTAACTTTCGATGAAGTTTTTGATAATTACGCCATCCGTATTATTTATAAATCGGACGCTAAAAACGAAAAGTTTCTCGCCTGGAAAATTTATTCCATCGTAACAGATTTGTACCACAGCAATCCGCACCGCATGCGCGACTGGATTTCGCGGCCGCGTTCTACGGGTTACGAAAGTTTACACCTTACCATTTTAGGCCCGGATAAAAGATGGATTGAAGTGCAGATCCGTTCTGAAAGAATGGACGATATTGCCGAAAAAGGCGTCGCCGCTCATTACAAATACAAAGAAGGTTTTAACCAGAATCAGGATGAGAAAAATTTCGAAACATGGGTGGCGGAAATCCGTGAAGTGCTGGAAAATCAGCAGTCACTTTCTACAACGGAATTGCTGGATGACATTAAATTAAATCTGTATTCCAAAGAAGTTTTCGTCTTTACGCCGAAAGGTGAAATCAAGATTTTACCGATAAACTCTACCGCTTTAGACTTTGCTTTTTCGGTACACTCCGATCTTGGAACCAAATGTCTCGGCGCGAAAGTCAACGGAAAATTGGTGCCGATTTCCTATGTTTTGAAGAACGGCGATCAGGTGGATATTTTGTCATCACAAAACCAAAAGCCGAAAGCCGACTGGTTGGAATTTGTGGTGACGTCTAAAGCAAAATCCAAAATAAAAGCCATTTTAAACTCGGAAAAAAACCAGCTTTCCGAAGAAGGAAAAGAAATTCTGCAGCGCAAAATGCGTCACGCGAAAATCAATTTCAATGATGAGGAGATCAATAAAATGCAAAAGTTTTTCGGCTTGAAATCTTCGCAGGAACTCTTTTTAAAATTCCAAAATGGCCAGCTTGACATCAGCGATGTTAAAAAATATACCGAAGGAAAAGGCATTTTTAGCAATATTTTGCAGCGCTTCCGCAAGTCGCCGGAGAAAAACACGATTTACGAAGAAACGCCGGCGACCAATCTGGATATGATTGTTTTTGGCAAAGATGAGGAGAAAATGAACTATTCTTTCGCCAAATGCTGCACTGTAATTCCGGGTGATAAAATATTCGGTTTCATCACGATTTCGGACGGAATTAAAGTTCATAACGATAATTGTCCAAATGCCATCAACCTGCGCGCACAATACGATTACCGCGTTTTGCCGGCGAAATGGGTGAATGAAGAAAGCTTCCGCAATAGAATTAAAATTGAGATTGAAGGTCTGGACCGAATGGGAATGATCAACGATATTACTGCCGTCATAAGCAACAATATGAATATGGACATGAAAAGCATGTCGATTGAGTCCAACAACGGCATTTTCATAGGCAACATTAATCTTGAAGTAAAAAACCGCAGCCAGCTGGACGAAACTTTCAAGCAGCTAAAAAACATCAACGGCGTATCACGCATCAAGCGACTTTAA